A portion of the Microtus ochrogaster isolate Prairie Vole_2 unplaced genomic scaffold, MicOch1.0 UNK25, whole genome shotgun sequence genome contains these proteins:
- the LOC101982263 gene encoding glutathione S-transferase Yb-3, with protein MPMILGYWDIRGLAHSIRLLLEYTDSSYEEKRYTMGDAPDYDQSQWLNEKFKLGLDFPNLPYLIDGPHKITQSNAILRYLGRKHNLCGETEEERILVDILENQLMDNRMMLARLCYNPDFEKLKPGYLEQLPGMMRLYSEFLGKRPWFAGDKITFVDFIAYDVLERNQVFEPKCLDAFPNLKDFISRFEGLKKISEYMKTSRFLPRPVFTKMAIWGSK; from the exons ATGCCTATGATACTGGGTTACTGGGACATCCGCGGG CTGGCCCATTCCATCCGCCTGCTCCTGGAATACACAGACTCAAGCTATGAGGAGAAGAGATACACCATGGGTGATG CTCCCGACTATGACCAAAGCCAATGGCTGAACGAGAAATTCAAGCTGGGCCTGGACTTTCCCAAT CTGCCATATTTAATTGACGGGCCCCACAAGATCACCCAGAGCAACGCCATCCTGCGCTACCTTGGCCGCAAGCACAACCTGT gtggggagacagaggaggagagaatccTTGTGGATATTTTGGAGAATCAGCTCATGGACAACCGCATGATGCTAGCCCGGCTTTGCTATAACCCTGACTTT GAGAAGCTGAAGCCAGGGTACCTGGAGCAACTCCCGGGAATGATGAGGCTTTACTCCGAGTTCCTGGGCAAGCGGCCATGGTTTGCAGGAGACAAG ATCACCTTCGTGGACTTCATCGCTTATGATGTCTTGGAGAGGAACCAAGTATTTGAACCCAAGTGCCTGGACGCATTCCCCAACCTGAAGGACTTCATCTCCCGCTTTGAG GGCCTGAAGAAGATCTCAGAATACATGAAGACTAGCCGCTTCCTCCCGAGACCTGTGTTCACAAAGATGGCCATTTGGGGCAGCAAGTAG